A section of the Deltaproteobacteria bacterium genome encodes:
- a CDS encoding DUF2278 family protein: MALAYGVLRGKIDIFKREDDLDTPHLQIKVIDGQNKAWRVPVNVLSADQSFLIFHRVDPLQSHPLLANLPQVASGFTLLPAPSRSASTAVDYLRAPLFDWPTGVAVPSTRPGENDDLQDMLIAYLKQLKAQNGEIFAFGARFPEPGEAFSPRPIDGEMNTTQGVHDIHMNQGNPHPGRFAKDNGVFQDGGLILRFPTRFVALMLRFQTQWLPTDNSTGHPLPNAQPIPPGSAPGTEPPQAPPPIANPAVYIERALVNPPGTDTKKESIVLGNTTSAPVDLSGWSLVDKNDNAETIAALSLPPGKSRLVLLSGRSAQLGNKGGTIRLKNKQGVQIHAVTYSQEDAKEEGRYVRFNT; this comes from the coding sequence ATGGCACTAGCGTACGGCGTCCTGCGCGGCAAGATCGATATCTTCAAGCGCGAAGACGATCTCGACACACCGCATCTACAAATCAAAGTCATCGACGGCCAGAACAAAGCCTGGCGCGTGCCGGTCAACGTGCTCTCGGCCGACCAATCGTTTCTGATTTTTCATCGAGTCGACCCGCTCCAGAGCCACCCGTTGCTGGCCAACTTGCCTCAGGTGGCGAGCGGCTTTACTCTGCTGCCCGCGCCATCCCGTTCGGCGTCGACAGCTGTCGACTATCTGCGCGCGCCGCTCTTCGATTGGCCCACGGGTGTCGCCGTTCCTTCCACGCGTCCGGGAGAGAATGACGATCTGCAGGACATGCTGATCGCTTATCTCAAACAGCTCAAAGCCCAGAACGGAGAAATTTTCGCCTTCGGTGCCAGATTCCCCGAGCCGGGCGAAGCCTTCAGCCCTAGACCCATCGATGGAGAGATGAATACAACGCAAGGGGTGCACGATATTCACATGAACCAGGGCAACCCGCACCCGGGCCGATTCGCGAAAGACAACGGTGTTTTTCAAGACGGCGGTCTGATATTGAGATTCCCAACGCGCTTTGTCGCGCTGATGCTGCGCTTTCAAACCCAGTGGCTGCCGACCGACAATAGCACCGGCCACCCGCTGCCAAACGCGCAACCCATCCCGCCGGGCAGCGCGCCGGGGACCGAACCGCCGCAGGCGCCGCCACCAATAGCCAACCCCGCCGTCTACATCGAGCGCGCGCTGGTCAATCCGCCCGGCACCGACACCAAAAAAGAATCGATTGTCCTCGGCAACACCACTTCCGCGCCCGTCGATCTTAGCGGCTGGAGTCTCGTCGACAAGAACGACAACGCTGAAACCATCGCGGCGTTGTCGCTGCCGCCCGGCAAATCCCGGCTGGTGCTGCTTTCCGGACGGTCGGCACAGCTGGGTAACAAAGGCGGCACGATTCGCCTCAAGAACAAACAGGGCGTGCAGATTCATGCGGTCACTTATTCACAAGAGGACGCCAAAGAGGAAGGCCGCTATGTTAGATTCAACACGTAG
- a CDS encoding adenine deaminase gives MICSKKNLARLVRGAMGEIPADVILRGGKLVNVYSGEILDGMEIAVIDERICYVGPSAEHARGAQTEVVEVNGRYLAPGFIDGHTHVGHYARPFENLQSFIACGTTALVASCDEAASVFGYRGLQFFLDEVAAHPLRVYTLVSMTAPQDPLLCSTATFSDEEIAAALTDPRVLGMGEIVSWLRLLQCDAEILRRIELANANGQLIHGHTAGARDRKLCAVAATGISSCHEPIQLEDAIERLRLGYWTMLREGSLRQDLEATLRPLLDTGVNLSRLILVTDSMTPDDVAERGHMDNVVRRAIECGLSPLRAIQSVTLRPATYSGIAQDVGGIAPGRFADIVLIDDLERCHVERVMVGGKWVADKGVSQVKNEPISVPPEFLNGLSVGAKVSPETFKIKCQTANPKIRVMELVNQTITAERIVEVAAPAAHVEANLYDDLLKVAMFDRHRSVGAAFGFLKGLGIKVGAVATTVNLDENSLLVVGANDQDMARCANVLLDCGGGVAIVEGGQVLERLDLPAGGIFSLHRWQQVAKRLARAQQVLREQGSPFDKPLFALSFLPFVTLPALRITARGLVNAKERKIVSLIVE, from the coding sequence ATGATTTGCAGCAAGAAAAACCTCGCGCGATTGGTTCGCGGCGCGATGGGTGAGATTCCGGCCGATGTGATTCTGCGCGGCGGCAAACTCGTCAATGTTTATTCCGGAGAAATCCTCGACGGCATGGAAATCGCGGTCATCGACGAACGGATTTGCTATGTCGGCCCCAGCGCGGAGCATGCGCGTGGCGCGCAGACCGAAGTCGTCGAGGTGAACGGTCGCTACCTTGCGCCCGGTTTCATCGATGGCCACACGCACGTCGGCCATTACGCCCGGCCGTTCGAGAACCTGCAATCGTTCATCGCCTGCGGCACGACGGCACTAGTCGCCTCGTGCGACGAGGCGGCGAGTGTCTTCGGCTACCGCGGCTTGCAGTTTTTTCTCGACGAGGTCGCGGCGCATCCGCTGCGCGTTTACACGCTGGTGTCGATGACCGCGCCGCAGGACCCGTTGTTGTGCAGCACCGCGACGTTTAGCGATGAAGAGATAGCCGCGGCGCTGACCGATCCACGGGTGTTGGGAATGGGGGAGATCGTCTCTTGGCTGCGCTTGTTACAATGCGACGCAGAGATTCTCCGGCGCATCGAGCTGGCAAACGCCAATGGGCAGCTCATCCACGGCCACACCGCGGGGGCGCGCGATCGCAAGCTTTGCGCGGTGGCGGCGACGGGCATCTCGTCGTGCCACGAGCCGATTCAACTGGAGGATGCCATCGAGCGGCTGCGCTTGGGCTACTGGACGATGCTGCGGGAAGGCTCGCTGCGCCAAGACCTCGAAGCGACGCTCAGGCCTTTGCTCGACACCGGCGTGAATTTGAGCCGTTTGATTCTCGTCACCGATAGCATGACGCCCGACGACGTCGCTGAGCGCGGTCACATGGACAACGTCGTGCGCCGGGCGATCGAGTGCGGCTTGTCGCCGCTGCGAGCGATTCAATCGGTCACGCTTCGTCCGGCGACCTATTCCGGTATCGCGCAGGATGTCGGCGGCATCGCGCCCGGGCGCTTTGCCGATATCGTCTTGATCGACGATCTGGAGCGCTGTCATGTCGAGCGGGTCATGGTGGGCGGCAAGTGGGTGGCGGATAAAGGCGTGTCGCAGGTGAAGAATGAGCCCATCTCGGTGCCGCCGGAATTTCTAAATGGACTCAGCGTCGGCGCAAAGGTTTCGCCCGAGACTTTTAAGATCAAATGCCAGACTGCCAATCCGAAAATTCGCGTCATGGAGCTGGTCAACCAGACGATTACAGCGGAGCGGATTGTCGAAGTAGCAGCGCCCGCGGCGCACGTCGAAGCCAATCTCTATGACGATCTTCTCAAGGTGGCGATGTTCGACCGGCACCGCAGCGTCGGCGCGGCTTTCGGTTTTCTAAAAGGCTTGGGCATTAAAGTGGGCGCAGTCGCCACGACCGTAAACCTGGACGAAAACAGTCTGCTGGTCGTCGGCGCCAACGACCAAGACATGGCGCGTTGCGCCAACGTTCTGCTCGATTGCGGCGGCGGTGTGGCGATCGTCGAGGGCGGCCAAGTGTTGGAGCGACTCGACTTGCCGGCGGGCGGGATTTTTTCGCTCCATCGCTGGCAGCAGGTTGCTAAGCGGCTAGCACGGGCTCAACAGGTGCTGCGCGAACAGGGCTCGCCGTTTGACAAGCCGCTGTTCGCGCTTAGTTTTCTTCCCTTTGTGACCTTGCCGGCGTTGCGTATTACCGCGCGCGGTTTAGTCAACGCGAAGGAGCGTAAAATTGTCTCGCTAATCGTGGAATGA
- a CDS encoding polymer-forming cytoskeletal protein has product MAEATRPAGIPADVGAYLGPGTKINGKLHFDGPAVIEGEVEGEIVAQANITVGQQATIKGKITATSILVQGKVMADVQAEKRLEVQPPGSVVGDVVAQSLVIGDGAVLEGHISMKKEGRVLPLRQDAKKEGVS; this is encoded by the coding sequence ATGGCAGAAGCAACAAGACCAGCAGGCATTCCAGCAGACGTAGGCGCTTATCTCGGCCCCGGTACGAAGATCAATGGCAAGCTGCATTTTGACGGCCCCGCTGTCATTGAGGGCGAAGTCGAAGGCGAGATTGTCGCTCAAGCCAACATCACGGTGGGACAGCAGGCTACCATCAAAGGGAAAATCACTGCCACTTCTATTCTTGTCCAAGGTAAAGTGATGGCCGATGTGCAGGCCGAAAAACGGCTGGAAGTCCAACCGCCGGGATCCGTCGTCGGCGATGTCGTGGCACAAAGTCTGGTGATCGGTGACGGCGCCGTTCTCGAAGGCCACATCTCGATGAAAAAAGAGGGCCGCGTGCTGCCGCTGCGCCAGGACGCCAAGAAAGAAGGCGTATCCTAA
- a CDS encoding UbiD family decarboxylase: protein MLIQDLRDFLDLLDEHEELQRVSAQVDWNLEMGAITRRCYDLGTGAALFENVKGYPKGFRALGAPLGTSLRRGHSLFARTALALGMKPVASPKEIMQTYLERKEKLLKPIVVNTGPCKENILRGDDVDVLKFPIPLIHGGDGGRYIGTWHTVITKDPDSSWVNWGMYRLMVHDRNTLGCLFPAQQHIGQMYQKYEAMNKPMPVAVAIGGQPVIPIVSCVMIPPHVSEVEVAGALQGAPIPLVKCETVDLEVPASAEIVLEGEVLPHERMVEGPFGEYMGYEAGKSSPKPVMKINAITYRNDPILPFSNMGMPVHEGQTATALIKGAEIYGELKKLGIPVRGVYCPPHAVGHMVVVSTEVPFINFARRVAHAIWATKPGLFVYYIVVVEPDVDPTDMDQVLHAMTTKCHPVNGIHPVPHIPGFPVLLPFLPPKERLSGDAAGVIFDCTWPKDWPEESIPVKASFENLWPKELQERVLTNWETYGFKKS from the coding sequence ATGTTGATTCAGGATTTGCGGGATTTTCTCGACTTGTTGGACGAGCACGAGGAGCTGCAGCGAGTTTCTGCGCAAGTCGATTGGAATCTCGAAATGGGCGCGATCACGCGTCGCTGCTACGACCTCGGCACCGGCGCGGCGCTGTTTGAGAACGTTAAGGGGTACCCCAAAGGCTTTCGTGCCCTCGGCGCGCCGCTGGGCACGAGTCTGCGGCGCGGCCATTCGCTATTCGCGCGCACGGCCCTGGCATTGGGCATGAAGCCGGTGGCTTCGCCCAAGGAGATCATGCAGACCTATCTCGAGCGCAAAGAAAAATTACTCAAGCCGATCGTCGTCAATACCGGGCCGTGCAAAGAAAATATCTTGCGCGGCGACGACGTCGACGTGCTCAAGTTTCCCATCCCGCTGATTCACGGCGGCGACGGCGGCCGCTACATCGGCACGTGGCACACCGTGATCACCAAAGATCCCGACAGCTCATGGGTCAACTGGGGCATGTATCGCTTGATGGTACATGACCGCAACACCTTAGGCTGTCTGTTCCCGGCGCAGCAGCATATCGGCCAGATGTACCAAAAATATGAGGCGATGAATAAGCCGATGCCGGTGGCTGTGGCGATCGGCGGGCAGCCGGTGATTCCGATCGTTAGCTGCGTGATGATTCCGCCCCACGTCAGCGAAGTCGAAGTGGCCGGGGCGCTGCAGGGTGCGCCGATTCCTTTGGTCAAATGCGAGACCGTCGATCTCGAAGTGCCGGCGTCGGCTGAAATTGTTTTGGAAGGCGAGGTGCTGCCGCACGAGCGCATGGTCGAAGGACCCTTCGGCGAATACATGGGCTATGAAGCCGGCAAATCGTCGCCGAAACCGGTCATGAAGATCAACGCCATCACTTATCGCAACGATCCAATCCTACCGTTTTCCAACATGGGCATGCCGGTGCATGAAGGCCAAACCGCCACCGCGCTCATCAAAGGGGCAGAAATCTACGGCGAGCTAAAGAAGTTGGGAATCCCCGTCAGGGGAGTCTACTGCCCGCCACACGCGGTGGGCCATATGGTGGTGGTTTCCACGGAAGTGCCGTTTATCAACTTTGCGCGCCGCGTGGCGCATGCGATTTGGGCAACCAAGCCGGGCTTGTTTGTTTACTACATCGTTGTCGTCGAGCCCGACGTCGATCCCACTGATATGGATCAGGTGCTGCACGCCATGACGACCAAGTGCCACCCGGTGAACGGCATTCACCCTGTGCCGCATATTCCAGGCTTTCCCGTTTTGCTGCCGTTCTTACCGCCGAAGGAGCGCTTAAGCGGCGACGCGGCGGGAGTGATTTTCGATTGTACCTGGCCAAAGGACTGGCCAGAGGAATCCATCCCCGTCAAAGCGAGTTTTGAAAACCTCTGGCCTAAAGAATTGCAAGAAAGAGTTTTGACGAACTGGGAGACCTACGGATTCAAAAAATCATAG
- a CDS encoding helix-turn-helix domain-containing protein, with protein MENIETIKLLTLAEAATILKISKRTLHRMIQHRDIPAFKVGGQWRILESRFNEWVQEEENGTLKAH; from the coding sequence ATGGAAAACATCGAAACGATTAAATTGCTCACCCTTGCCGAGGCGGCGACGATTTTGAAGATCTCAAAGCGCACGCTGCATCGCATGATCCAGCATCGCGACATCCCCGCCTTCAAAGTCGGCGGTCAATGGCGCATTCTCGAAAGCCGCTTCAATGAATGGGTACAAGAAGAAGAAAACGGCACGCTGAAAGCCCACTAG
- a CDS encoding UbiD family decarboxylase, which yields MAREYFTDFRDYLSALEKLGKLHRWQRAVNKDTELMPLMRLQYRGIGDEQRQAFLYENVTDSRGVQHELRVATGVYGSSRPIAALGLGCDEPLEIYEKWRNALAKPIEPRKVQSAPVQELVYTGEALKKFGVTGLPAPVEEPGFSGGIRATAPFITVDPKDGVRNVGMYSGHFRSEHHLIAGIAPVHHAMLYHHRSAAAKKESLPVAIVLGSLPDVTFVSAANLPYGVDELAVAGGLRGRPVDVVPCKTIALDVPADAEIIIEGEISIDRKERGEPFSDYPGYLMVEREPRAVIDVTAITMRRNAIFTAILVGLPPSESNGISRTCREMMLYNFLRYSCAMPEVLEVACPEMGGGWNWWVIRMKKSHPSKPKQALHAASGMDPTSKMIIVVDEDIDPKDPEMVMWAMSFAMQPHQDVEISTGRSPLLDPSAHSLMRGREERSFPGAVGCSGLLIDATRKGPFPPVGLPKKSYMEKALKIWQEAEMPKLNLKTPWYGYPLGLWDEEDDRLAEKVTQGEYFQHKQPKGH from the coding sequence ATGGCACGCGAATATTTCACTGATTTTCGCGACTATCTAAGCGCGCTGGAAAAGCTCGGCAAGCTGCATCGCTGGCAGCGCGCGGTCAACAAAGACACGGAATTGATGCCGCTCATGCGGCTGCAATATCGCGGCATCGGCGACGAGCAACGCCAGGCGTTTTTGTATGAAAACGTGACCGACAGCAGGGGCGTGCAGCATGAGCTTCGCGTCGCCACCGGAGTCTACGGGTCGTCGCGGCCGATTGCCGCGTTGGGTTTAGGGTGCGACGAGCCGCTGGAGATCTACGAGAAGTGGCGCAACGCCTTGGCCAAACCGATCGAGCCGCGCAAGGTGCAATCCGCACCGGTGCAGGAACTCGTTTACACCGGCGAGGCGCTGAAAAAATTCGGCGTCACCGGGTTGCCGGCGCCGGTGGAAGAGCCCGGCTTTAGCGGCGGCATCCGCGCCACCGCGCCATTTATCACGGTCGATCCGAAGGACGGCGTGCGCAACGTCGGCATGTACAGCGGCCATTTTCGCAGCGAGCATCATCTGATCGCCGGCATTGCGCCGGTGCACCATGCGATGCTCTATCATCACCGCAGCGCAGCAGCAAAAAAGGAATCGTTGCCGGTGGCGATCGTGCTGGGTTCGCTGCCGGACGTCACTTTCGTTTCGGCAGCCAACTTGCCCTACGGCGTCGATGAGCTGGCCGTCGCCGGCGGCCTTCGCGGCCGGCCAGTGGACGTCGTGCCGTGCAAGACGATCGCCCTCGATGTGCCCGCCGACGCCGAGATTATCATCGAAGGCGAAATCTCCATCGATCGCAAAGAGCGCGGCGAGCCGTTTAGCGACTATCCCGGTTACTTGATGGTTGAGCGCGAACCCCGTGCGGTGATTGACGTGACCGCAATCACCATGCGGCGCAACGCGATCTTTACGGCGATTCTGGTCGGCCTGCCGCCCAGCGAATCCAACGGCATCTCGCGCACCTGCCGGGAGATGATGCTGTACAATTTTCTGCGCTACAGCTGCGCCATGCCGGAAGTGCTCGAAGTCGCCTGTCCTGAAATGGGCGGTGGCTGGAACTGGTGGGTGATTCGGATGAAAAAAAGCCATCCGAGCAAACCCAAACAAGCGCTGCACGCGGCGTCAGGCATGGACCCGACGAGTAAAATGATCATCGTCGTCGACGAGGATATTGACCCCAAAGATCCCGAAATGGTCATGTGGGCGATGAGCTTCGCCATGCAGCCGCATCAAGACGTCGAGATCAGCACCGGCCGCTCGCCGCTGCTCGATCCGTCGGCTCATTCGCTGATGCGCGGGCGTGAGGAAAGAAGTTTTCCAGGAGCGGTCGGCTGTTCCGGTTTGTTGATCGATGCGACCCGCAAAGGGCCGTTTCCGCCGGTGGGCCTGCCGAAGAAATCCTACATGGAGAAGGCGCTGAAGATTTGGCAGGAAGCCGAGATGCCCAAGCTCAATCTGAAGACTCCTTGGTATGGTTATCCGTTGGGTCTCTGGGATGAGGAGGATGATCGACTCGCCGAGAAGGTAACACAGGGGGAGTATTTTCAGCACAAGCAGCCGAAAGGACACTAG
- a CDS encoding cupin domain-containing protein, with protein MAKRKTSYEFWLAEEGIPVVDGYGVTDVRELTLGPWKRTGGKGAYIELNGMEGFTGMYVGEIPPGGALHPEHHLYEELIYIIEGVGATEIWSPGDEKRRMHFEWQQGSLFAIPLNTRHRLINGSKEPVFFLAVTSAPLMIDLLHNLPFVMGSDYKFGDRFDAESDYFVPKNTRKELGGFINWETNFIADARGALVDPSEAKGFGVKITSFDMGGSTLVGHIAEWPVGRYHKAHFHQGGAILLILRSEGYTLMWPQEAGLRPYRNGFADKVVRVDWREGSVLSPPSGWFHQHFNTGKEQARQLAFRYSGQSGKYLLGCWRAINKEGVRTSTREGGTLIEYEDEDPQIRIDFENAIKKLGVPSEMPPFSYAGL; from the coding sequence ATGGCGAAGCGCAAAACCAGCTACGAGTTCTGGTTGGCAGAAGAGGGTATCCCGGTCGTCGACGGCTACGGCGTCACCGACGTCAGAGAGTTGACGCTCGGTCCATGGAAACGCACCGGCGGCAAAGGCGCGTACATCGAGCTCAATGGCATGGAAGGCTTCACCGGCATGTACGTCGGCGAGATTCCGCCAGGCGGCGCGCTCCATCCCGAGCATCATCTTTATGAAGAGCTGATCTACATCATTGAAGGCGTCGGCGCGACCGAGATCTGGTCGCCAGGGGATGAGAAGCGCAGGATGCACTTTGAGTGGCAGCAGGGGAGTCTCTTCGCGATTCCGCTCAACACGCGCCATCGCCTGATCAATGGCAGTAAAGAACCGGTGTTTTTTCTCGCGGTCACCAGCGCGCCGCTGATGATCGACCTGCTGCACAATCTGCCGTTCGTCATGGGCAGCGATTACAAGTTTGGCGATCGCTTCGATGCCGAGAGCGATTACTTTGTGCCGAAAAACACTCGCAAAGAGTTGGGCGGCTTCATCAATTGGGAGACCAACTTCATCGCCGACGCCCGCGGCGCGTTGGTCGATCCGTCGGAAGCCAAGGGCTTCGGCGTGAAGATCACTTCCTTCGACATGGGCGGCAGCACTCTCGTGGGCCACATCGCCGAATGGCCGGTGGGGCGCTATCACAAAGCGCATTTTCACCAGGGCGGCGCGATTCTTTTGATCCTGCGCTCCGAGGGCTACACGCTGATGTGGCCGCAGGAAGCAGGCCTGCGGCCCTATCGCAACGGCTTCGCCGATAAAGTCGTGCGCGTCGATTGGCGCGAGGGCAGCGTGTTGAGCCCACCGAGCGGCTGGTTCCATCAACATTTCAACACCGGCAAAGAACAAGCGCGCCAGTTGGCGTTTCGCTATAGCGGCCAGTCGGGAAAATATCTGCTCGGCTGTTGGCGCGCCATCAACAAAGAAGGCGTGCGCACCAGCACCCGCGAGGGCGGTACGTTGATCGAGTACGAGGACGAAGATCCGCAGATTCGGATCGATTTCGAAAACGCCATCAAAAAACTTGGCGTGCCGTCGGAAATGCCGCCGTTTAGCTACGCGGGGTTGTGA
- a CDS encoding extracellular solute-binding protein, whose amino-acid sequence MAQRTQSSESGIVSRGGAGGAEIRIDCRGGSETRPLDELMHKHHFFEKVAAVVLWVIFVLPFVASGQTAKPNWQAEWDRTIELAKKEGRVVVSMPASNELRAAIEKSFEKRYGIDVEPLVGRASTLVRKMIEESKAGVRYTDLHMGGSESIVTGMLPENILDPLEPHMVLPEVRDPKQWWGGHIWVDGAKKFIYGSLAYQTISLWHNTQMIKAEEARSFDDLLDEKFKGKIGYLDPRTPGSGASMWSWLREIKGEEWLRKFAGQKLALSRDQRVLAEILAKGKLSVAIGLTYYSYAPFVKAGLPVEPLSVPKEGVYVSGGSGHVVALKNAPHPNATKLFLNWFLSREGQEVYTRAMQQGTRRLDVDTKSLRDVGVLAAKDYLTLEQYYKRENQSEDKITRLREPAAALARKLLDR is encoded by the coding sequence ATGGCGCAAAGGACGCAAAGTTCGGAATCTGGAATTGTCTCGCGCGGAGGCGCAGGGGGCGCAGAGATTAGGATCGACTGTAGGGGCGGGTCTGAGACCCGCCCGCTGGACGAACTGATGCACAAACACCACTTTTTTGAGAAGGTCGCGGCCGTTGTCCTTTGGGTTATCTTTGTCCTCCCATTTGTTGCCTCTGGGCAAACGGCCAAGCCCAATTGGCAAGCGGAATGGGACAGGACCATCGAGCTGGCCAAGAAAGAAGGCAGAGTCGTCGTCTCGATGCCGGCCAGCAATGAGCTGCGAGCGGCGATCGAGAAGTCTTTTGAGAAACGCTACGGCATCGACGTCGAGCCGTTGGTGGGCCGGGCTTCTACTCTAGTGCGCAAGATGATCGAGGAGTCGAAGGCCGGCGTCCGTTACACGGATCTGCACATGGGTGGGAGTGAGTCGATCGTTACCGGGATGCTGCCGGAAAACATCCTCGACCCGCTTGAGCCCCACATGGTGCTGCCCGAGGTGAGAGATCCCAAACAGTGGTGGGGCGGCCATATCTGGGTCGATGGCGCGAAGAAATTTATCTATGGCAGCTTGGCCTACCAGACCATCAGTCTGTGGCACAACACGCAGATGATCAAAGCCGAAGAGGCGCGTTCCTTTGATGATCTGCTCGACGAAAAGTTCAAGGGCAAAATCGGCTATCTCGATCCGCGCACGCCCGGCTCCGGCGCCTCCATGTGGTCGTGGCTGCGCGAGATTAAAGGTGAAGAGTGGCTGCGCAAGTTTGCCGGCCAGAAGCTCGCGCTCAGCCGTGACCAACGCGTCCTGGCCGAGATCCTCGCCAAGGGTAAGCTCAGTGTCGCCATCGGCTTGACCTATTACTCCTATGCGCCCTTCGTCAAAGCCGGGCTGCCGGTCGAACCATTGTCAGTGCCTAAAGAAGGCGTCTATGTCAGCGGCGGCAGCGGTCACGTGGTCGCGCTCAAAAACGCGCCCCATCCAAACGCCACCAAACTATTCCTCAACTGGTTTTTGAGCCGTGAAGGCCAGGAAGTCTACACCCGGGCCATGCAGCAAGGGACGCGCCGCCTCGACGTCGACACGAAATCTCTGCGCGACGTGGGTGTGCTGGCGGCCAAGGATTACTTGACGCTGGAACAGTATTACAAGCGCGAGAATCAATCGGAAGACAAGATCACTCGTTTGCGCGAGCCCGCCGCCGCGCTGGCGCGGAAACTCCTCGATAGATAG